One Drosophila subpulchrella strain 33 F10 #4 breed RU33 unplaced genomic scaffold, RU_Dsub_v1.1 Primary Assembly Seq16, whole genome shotgun sequence DNA window includes the following coding sequences:
- the LOC119559049 gene encoding cytochrome b-c1 complex subunit 6, mitochondrial: MAFRNWFSLPVVRADDEEELVDPQAALREKCQSKGHIESLYNKYQECNDRVNGRSKTTETCMEELFDYVAELDHCVAHNLFSKLK; the protein is encoded by the exons ATGGCCTTTCGAAACTGGTTCTCACTTCCTGTTGTTCGAGCCGATGACGAAGAGGAGTTAGTGGACCCTCAAGCAGCCCTAAGA GAAAAATGCCAATCTAAAGGCCATATTGAATCCTTGTACAATAAATACCAAGAATGCAATGATCGAGTGAACGGGCGATCTAAGACAACTGAAACTTGCATGGAGGAATTATTTGACTACGTTGCTGAATTGGATCATTGCGTTGCTCACAATCTTTTCTCTAAACTAAAGTAA